One window of Cydia pomonella isolate Wapato2018A chromosome 5, ilCydPomo1, whole genome shotgun sequence genomic DNA carries:
- the LOC133517976 gene encoding uncharacterized protein LOC133517976 yields MTSLQPTCLSGIRLRCLFLLAVVFGVTFMTVSLCREPEFVSLDGELLRPGHYYELDSDSRFTINTNGCTIPALRPFDDNIKKFIEPPRRLKKCVHMHTSLLANNATHIWINNNNLQHYNLSKDFNISCCYKAFYRPNAITDITSYHVDDRVKYHDCIEFFDIIEALDEFVRVSCYDNMGEKDSLLFEDFFIFAPKKLLISDNINNVQIMQNQPAYNVIILGIDSVSRLNFYRTMPRTLEFLRNKGAIELFGYNKIGDNTFPNLAAMLLGVKDTELKRMCWPSPRHTFDNCPFVWDWYKENGFYTAFGEDSAYLGTFNFVRHGFAATPTDYYLHTFIREAEMHVGNIKDFNSYICMGNKYAYKVLLDYVESLTRTLRSSKLFGFFWEVTMSHDFLNNPRSMDINYENFLKKLDESKYLDDTVIIMLSDHGIRWGNFRLTKQGRLEERLPFVHILLPPSFQRNYSLAYHNIKLNSKHLTTPFDMYATISDLANLESIRNEKISARYKQKYADNRSISLFLPIPKNRTCKTAGIDDHWCTCHKDRSLSVESDEAKNAAQFIVAHMNELLIGHPECARLSLANIVDVREMEAGTPAADEEGWRELLVLVRTAPGGGVFEATLRRSVRGAGVDTTTEDAAADWALAGSVSRLNLYGNQSHCVNSYILKLYCVCLTETITF; encoded by the coding sequence ATGACGTCGCTTCAACCGACATGTTTGAGCGGAATACGCTTGCGGTGTCTATTCCTGCTAGCCGTGGTCTTCGGCGTCACCTTCATGACCGTATCGCTCTGCCGCGAGCCCGAGTTCGTGTCCCTCGACGGCGAGCTGCTCCGCCCCGGCCACTACTACGAGCTCGACTCCGACAGCCGGTTCACTATCAATACCAACGGCTGCACGATACCTGCGCTGCGCCCGTTCGATGACAACATCAAGAAATTTATTGAACCCCCGAGGCgcttaaaaaaatgtgtgcatATGCACACTTCCCTCCTAGCCAACAACGCCACACACATATGGATCAACAATAATAACTTACAACACTATAACTTGTCTAAGGATTTCAATATTTCGTGTTGCTACAAGGCCTTCTACCGACCCAACGCGATCACGGACATCACGTCATACCACGTCGACGACCGCGTCAAGTACCACGATTGTATCGAGTTCTTTGATATAATAGAAGCGCTGGATGAATTTGTTAGAGTGTCCTGTTACGACAACATGGGTGAAAAGGATTCACTAttatttgaagatttttttatatttgctcCAAAGAAACTCCTGATTTCGGATAATATAAACAACGTACAGATCATGCAAAATCAGCCAGCGTATAACGTGATTATTTTAGGCATTGATTCAGTATCGAGGTTGAATTTCTACAGAACAATGCCAAGGACATTAGAGTTCCTTAGGAATAAAGGGGCAATTGAATTATTTGGCTATAATAAAATTGGTGACAATACTTTTCCAAACCTCGCCGCGATGCTACTGGGTGTCAAAGACACGGAGTTAAAACGGATGTGTTGGCCAAGTCCAAGACATACATTCGACAACTGTCCATTCGTTTGGGACTGGTACAAAGAGAACGGGTTCTACACAGCGTTCGGCGAGGACAGCGCCTACCTCGGCACCTTCAATTTCGTGCGGCACGGCTTCGCCGCCACGCCCACCGACTACTATCTGCACACCTTCATACGCGAGGCCGAGATGCACGTAGGGAATATCAAAGATTTCAATTCCTACATATGCATGGGGAATAAGTACGCATATAAGGTTTTATTAGATTATGTCGAAAGCCTAACGAGAACTTTACGGTCTTCCAaattatttggatttttttgggAAGTGACTATGAGCCACGATTTTTTAAACAACCCGAGGTCTATGGACATTAATTACGAAAACTTTTTAAAGAAGCTTGACGAATCTAAATATTTAGACGATACTGTTATTATCATGTTAAGTGACCATGGTATAAGATGGGGTAATTTCAGGTTAACGAAACAAGGCCGGCTAGAGGAACGTTTGCCTTTCGTGCATATCCTACTGCCTCCGTCGTTCCAAaggaattatagtttggcatatcataatataaaacttaataGTAAGCATTTGACAACACCATTTGATATGTATGCAACTATATCGGACTTGGCAAACTTAGAGTCTATTAGAAATGAGAAAATTTCGGCTAGATATAAACAGAAGTATGCTGATAACCGAAGTATAAGCCTGTTCCTGCCTATACCAAAAAATCGGACGTGCAAGACGGCCGGAATAGATGACCACTGGTGTACGTGTCACAAAGACCGGTCGCTGTCTGTAGAAAGCGATGAAGCGAAGAATGCTGCACAGTTTATTGTGGCGCATATGAATGAGTTGCTAATTGGACATCCGGAATGTGCGCGCCTTTCGCTGGCTAACATAGTGGACGTGCGAGAAATGGAGGCGGGCACGCCGGCAGCGGATGAGGAGGGGTGGCGGGAGTTGCTGGTGCTGGTGCGGACGGCGCCCGGCGGCGGCGTGTTCGAGGCCACGCTCCGACGCAGCGTGCGCGGCGCCGGCGTCGACACCACCACCGAGGACGCCGCCGCCGACTGGGCGCTCGCCGGCTCCGTGAGCAGACTCAACCTCTACGGCAATCAGAGCCACTGCGTTAACAGTTACATTCTAAAACTATATTGTGTTTGCTTGACTGAAACTATTACTTTTTAG